In a genomic window of Ralstonia nicotianae:
- the tyrS gene encoding tyrosine--tRNA ligase, whose product MTVSDASAAPAPEHNTPGKPKYPVTPEVLHAMEVTQRGCDELLIAAEWEQKLARSAATGVPLRIKLGLDPTAPDIHIGHTVVLNKMRQLQDLGHQVIFLIGDFTSTIGDPSGRNATRPPLTREQIEANAQTYYRQASMVLDPSKTEIRYNSEWCDPLGARGIIQLAAKYTVARMMERDDFTKRYKAGVPISVHEFLYPLMQGYDSVALKSDLELGGTDQKFNLLVGRELQKEYGQEPQCILTMPLLVGLDGVEKMSKSKGNYVGISEAPNEMFGKLMSISDDLMWTYYTLLSFRPLAEIDLMKQEVTLGRNPRDCKVLLAQEIIARFHSQADAERALEDFNHRARGGVPDDIPQIELSGAPIGIAQLLKQAGLCPSTSEANRNIEQGGVKIDGTVISDKGLKVEAGTFVMQVGKRRFARVVLS is encoded by the coding sequence ATGACCGTTTCCGACGCCTCCGCTGCTCCCGCTCCCGAACACAACACGCCGGGCAAACCGAAGTACCCGGTCACGCCGGAGGTGCTGCATGCGATGGAGGTCACGCAGCGCGGCTGCGACGAACTGCTGATCGCCGCGGAGTGGGAGCAGAAGCTGGCCCGCAGCGCCGCCACCGGCGTGCCGCTGCGCATCAAGCTGGGCCTGGACCCGACCGCGCCCGACATCCACATCGGCCACACCGTGGTGCTCAACAAGATGCGCCAGCTGCAGGACCTGGGGCACCAGGTGATCTTCCTGATCGGCGATTTCACCTCGACCATCGGCGATCCGTCGGGCCGCAACGCCACGCGCCCGCCGCTCACGCGCGAGCAGATCGAGGCCAACGCGCAGACCTACTACCGCCAGGCCAGCATGGTGCTGGACCCGAGCAAGACCGAGATCCGCTACAACAGCGAGTGGTGCGATCCGCTGGGCGCGCGCGGCATCATCCAGCTCGCCGCCAAGTACACCGTGGCCCGCATGATGGAGCGCGACGACTTCACCAAGCGCTACAAGGCGGGTGTGCCGATCTCGGTGCACGAATTCCTCTACCCGCTGATGCAGGGCTATGACTCGGTGGCGCTGAAGTCCGACCTGGAGCTCGGTGGGACCGACCAGAAATTCAACCTGCTGGTCGGCCGCGAATTGCAGAAGGAATACGGCCAGGAGCCGCAGTGCATCTTGACGATGCCGCTGCTGGTCGGCCTGGACGGCGTGGAGAAGATGTCCAAGTCCAAGGGCAACTACGTCGGCATCAGCGAGGCGCCCAACGAGATGTTCGGCAAGCTGATGAGCATCTCCGACGACCTGATGTGGACGTACTACACGCTGCTGTCGTTCCGCCCGCTGGCCGAGATCGACCTGATGAAGCAGGAAGTGACGCTGGGCCGCAACCCGCGCGACTGCAAGGTGCTGCTGGCGCAAGAAATCATCGCGCGCTTCCACAGCCAGGCCGATGCCGAGCGCGCGCTGGAGGACTTCAACCACCGCGCGCGCGGCGGCGTGCCGGACGACATTCCGCAGATCGAGCTGTCGGGCGCGCCGATCGGCATCGCGCAACTGCTCAAGCAGGCCGGCCTGTGCCCGTCCACCTCGGAAGCCAACCGCAATATCGAGCAGGGCGGGGTGAAGATCGACGGCACCGTCATCAGCGACAAGGGGCTGAAGGTCGAGGCCGGCACCTTTGTGATGCAGGTGGGCAAGCGGCGCTTTGCGCGCGTGGTGCTGTCGTGA